In Brooklawnia cerclae, the DNA window TAGCTGATCAACTGCCGGGTGGTGGCGCGGAGCAGGTTGTTCGTCGACACCAGGGCGGCACTGGTCGGGTCGACATGGTCGACGTCCGCCGTGCCGACGATCTTGAGGACACCGCCGGTGGTGGCGGCTTCGGACGCGGAGTCGCCCGAATCGGACGAACCGGTACAGCCGGTGAGCAGCAGGATGGCCGACAGCGTCGCAGCGCCGAGCCACCGTGCCTTGTTCGGGTGGATCATGTGGGTTCCCTCCGGGAAACGAATGGATCAGTAATATGTTATAGACGACATTTCACTGAGCTTGAACGTCGGAAACATGACTGATACGTAAGTGTCACAAGATCGACTCAAACTACCGTTCTAATCCGCTCTGACTAGGTAATATCATCGGACGCAACTCTTCCTCACGCCGTCGCCACGACCATTTTCGTGGCTTCTGGACAGATCGGCAGACGAGTCCTGTAATATTTCACTCATGAGCCTGCCCGTGCCCGTCGAGCCACCAGCCATCACACGGCTGGGCACTCGGCGCACCCTTCGAGAGCAAGTCCTCCACGAGTTGTCCTCAGCCATCACGACGGGCCAGCTCGCCCCGGGAGAGATGGTGAGCGTCCCCAGCCTCGCCGAACGGTTCAGCGTCTCGGCCACCCCCGTCCGTGAGGCGCTGCTCGACCTGGAGCACCGCGGTTTCGTCGAGGCCATCCGGAACAAGGGTTACCGGGTGACCGAGGTGAGCGAGCAGGACCTCATCGAGGTCGTCCAACTGCGGCGCTGGCTGGAGGTCGCCGCGATCCGCGAGGCAGCCGTGGTTTTTCCCGTCGCCGAGGCCGAGCGGTTCGCCACCCTGGCAA includes these proteins:
- a CDS encoding GntR family transcriptional regulator; the encoded protein is MSLPVPVEPPAITRLGTRRTLREQVLHELSSAITTGQLAPGEMVSVPSLAERFSVSATPVREALLDLEHRGFVEAIRNKGYRVTEVSEQDLIEVVQLRRWLEVAAIREAAVVFPVAEAERFATLATAIVGYAAQGDLSNYLAADWRFHRALLELTGNHRLVSTVRELRQQSRMVGLRNIVGTPTLLRSAEEHQHLVDLLVDGAAEDAADLLHSHIGHVLGWWSGRPELP